In Streptomyces sp. NBC_00306, a single genomic region encodes these proteins:
- a CDS encoding FadR/GntR family transcriptional regulator, with amino-acid sequence MTPYARRGVHGQTVETLARRVLTGEIPEGATLDMAALQSELDVSLTALRESLKVLAAKGMVDARQKRGTFVRPRSDWNLLDADVLRWQFSESSGSGADPALLRSLGEVRGIIEPAAVRLAADRRTDTDLEALETALSAMGQEGGASHAVEADLAFHRALLAATHNELLERMEMVIESGLAQRDQLVHSAPHSEDPVPSHRAVLDAVRDRDPDAAEHAMRALLDQATRDLDKVSGPLASDGADGSSEKADGSSEKKDGQGQ; translated from the coding sequence ATGACGCCATACGCGCGCCGCGGAGTGCACGGCCAGACGGTGGAGACCCTCGCCCGACGGGTGCTCACCGGCGAGATCCCCGAAGGAGCGACGCTCGACATGGCGGCGTTGCAGAGCGAGCTGGACGTCAGCCTGACGGCGCTGCGCGAGTCCCTGAAGGTGCTCGCGGCCAAGGGCATGGTCGACGCCCGGCAGAAGCGCGGCACGTTCGTCAGGCCCCGCTCCGACTGGAACCTTCTCGACGCCGACGTGCTGCGCTGGCAGTTCTCCGAGAGCAGCGGCTCCGGTGCCGACCCCGCGCTGCTGCGCAGCCTCGGTGAGGTCCGCGGGATCATCGAACCCGCGGCCGTGCGCCTTGCGGCGGACCGGCGTACCGACACCGACCTCGAGGCGCTGGAGACGGCCCTGAGCGCGATGGGGCAGGAGGGCGGCGCGAGTCACGCCGTCGAGGCCGACCTCGCCTTCCACCGGGCGCTGCTCGCTGCCACCCACAACGAGCTGCTGGAACGCATGGAGATGGTCATCGAGTCGGGCCTCGCTCAGCGCGACCAGCTCGTGCACAGCGCTCCGCACAGCGAGGACCCGGTACCCAGCCACCGTGCCGTCCTCGACGCCGTGCGCGACCGGGACCCCGACGCCGCGGAGCACGCCATGCGCGCCCTGCTCGACCAGGCGACGCGCGATCTCGACAAGGTCAGCGGCCCGCTCGCGTCCGACGGCGCGGACGGTTCCTCCGAGAAGGCGGACGGTTCCTCCGAGAAGAAGGACGGCCAGGGACAGTGA
- the dgoD gene encoding galactonate dehydratase: MKIARVETFLVPPRWLFCRIETDDGVVGWGEPVVEGRAEVVRSAVEVLAEYLVGQDPLRIQDHWQVLSKGGFYRGGPVLSSAVAGIDQALWDIAGRTLGVPVHTLLGGPVRDSVRVYAWVGGDEPDRLKEEVTAQVEAGFTAVKMNAAGRTPPIGSPAETAAVVERVAAAREALGPHRDVAVDFHGRFGAANARRVLQEIAPLHPLFVEEPVLPEQAHLLPGLVGASSVPLATGERLYGRADFLPPLTAGVAVAQPDLSHAGGISEVTRIASLAETFGAHLAPHCPLGPIALAASLQVAFATPNFLIQEQSRGIHYNKDADLLSYLVDTEPFRFVDGQARRSGLPGLGIAVDEDAVRAADRSGHAWRNPVWRHADGSFAEW, translated from the coding sequence GTGAAGATCGCGCGCGTCGAGACCTTTCTCGTCCCGCCCCGGTGGCTGTTCTGCCGGATCGAGACGGATGACGGCGTCGTCGGCTGGGGCGAGCCGGTGGTGGAGGGCAGGGCCGAGGTGGTCCGGTCGGCCGTGGAGGTGCTGGCCGAATACCTGGTGGGCCAGGACCCGTTGCGCATCCAGGACCACTGGCAGGTGCTGAGCAAGGGCGGTTTCTACCGCGGCGGCCCGGTGCTCTCCAGTGCCGTCGCCGGCATCGACCAGGCCCTGTGGGACATCGCCGGCCGCACACTCGGGGTGCCGGTGCACACGCTGCTCGGAGGGCCGGTCCGCGACTCGGTACGGGTGTACGCCTGGGTCGGCGGCGACGAGCCCGACCGGCTCAAGGAGGAGGTGACCGCCCAGGTGGAGGCCGGCTTCACCGCCGTCAAGATGAACGCCGCCGGACGCACCCCGCCGATCGGAAGCCCCGCCGAGACGGCCGCCGTCGTCGAGCGCGTGGCGGCGGCACGCGAGGCCCTGGGTCCGCACCGGGACGTCGCCGTCGATTTCCACGGCCGCTTCGGCGCCGCCAACGCGCGGCGCGTGCTCCAGGAGATAGCCCCCCTGCACCCGCTGTTCGTGGAGGAGCCCGTCCTGCCCGAGCAGGCGCACCTGCTGCCGGGCCTGGTCGGCGCCTCGTCGGTGCCGCTCGCCACGGGTGAACGGCTCTACGGGCGGGCCGACTTCCTTCCGCCGCTGACCGCGGGAGTCGCCGTGGCCCAGCCGGACCTGTCGCACGCCGGCGGGATCTCGGAGGTCACCCGGATCGCGTCGCTCGCCGAGACCTTCGGGGCTCATCTGGCGCCGCACTGCCCGCTCGGCCCCATCGCACTGGCCGCAAGCCTTCAGGTCGCCTTCGCCACGCCCAACTTCCTGATCCAGGAGCAGAGCCGGGGCATCCACTACAACAAGGACGCCGACCTGCTCTCCTACCTCGTCGACACCGAGCCCTTCCGTTTCGTCGACGGTCAGGCGCGTCGCAGCGGACTGCCCGGACTCGGCATCGCTGTCGACGAGGACGCGGTGCGCGCCGCCGACCGGTCCGGGCACGCCTGGCGCAACCCCGTCTGGCGGCACGCCGACGGCTCCTTCGCCGAATGGTGA
- a CDS encoding bifunctional 4-hydroxy-2-oxoglutarate aldolase/2-dehydro-3-deoxy-phosphogluconate aldolase translates to MDLLAALRAHRLLAIVRGSDPDAALTTVLTLVEEGVSLVEVSLSGRDALDVIARARAALGPDAALGAGTVLTSDEARAAQRAGAAFLVTPAVSDGIATGLELGLPVLAGVMTPTDVLQAQRLGATAFKLFPAGSAGGPGYLRDLRGPFPGLPFVPVGGVDAQAAADYLGSGATAVGVGSPLVGDAASGGSLTALRQRARAFLDVVRTEVRP, encoded by the coding sequence ATGGACCTGCTCGCGGCGCTGCGCGCCCACCGGCTGCTCGCCATCGTCCGCGGCAGCGATCCGGACGCCGCGCTGACCACCGTGCTCACCCTCGTCGAGGAAGGCGTCTCCCTCGTCGAGGTCTCCCTCAGCGGACGTGACGCGCTCGACGTCATAGCCCGGGCCCGTGCCGCACTGGGCCCTGACGCAGCCCTCGGCGCCGGTACCGTCCTGACCTCCGACGAGGCCCGCGCCGCTCAGAGAGCCGGAGCCGCCTTCCTCGTCACCCCGGCGGTCAGCGACGGCATAGCCACCGGCCTGGAGCTCGGACTCCCGGTGCTCGCGGGCGTGATGACCCCCACCGACGTCCTCCAGGCGCAACGCCTGGGCGCCACGGCCTTCAAACTCTTCCCTGCCGGCAGCGCCGGAGGCCCGGGCTATCTCCGGGACCTGCGCGGCCCCTTCCCCGGCCTGCCGTTCGTACCCGTCGGTGGAGTGGACGCCCAGGCAGCCGCCGACTATCTGGGCAGCGGTGCCACAGCCGTCGGTGTCGGCTCGCCCCTGGTCGGCGACGCCGCCTCGGGCGGCAGTCTCACCGCCCTGCGCCAGCGGGCCCGCGCGTTTCTGGACGTCGTGCGCACGGAGGTCCGGCCATGA
- a CDS encoding SMP-30/gluconolactonase/LRE family protein, whose protein sequence is MTMPTVIGTDRLELGEGIRWADGRAVLTDILSGRLLSAPGRPAAPLARITQLPCPLGAVAPIEDRPGHWIAAAGTGICRIDPAGRVDWIARPEDDAPVPMRMNDGVADPQGRFWAGSMAYEATEDAGSLYRMDRDGRVTRVLRDITVPNGPAFTADGTVMYLADSARGLVRRYPVDPVTGDVGEPVPHITFSTGSPDGMTTDAEGGLWIAVWGVGQAHRYHPDGTLDRIVELPAAQPAGLCLGGPDGRTLLVTSARIGLSRPGPLDGAVFAFRVDVPGTPAAPYRPERTKSPAPTDPDAAGDTAVRPDSP, encoded by the coding sequence ATGACCATGCCCACGGTCATCGGGACCGACCGCCTCGAACTCGGCGAGGGCATCCGGTGGGCGGACGGCCGCGCGGTGCTGACGGACATCCTCTCCGGCCGTCTCCTGTCCGCCCCCGGCCGTCCCGCCGCACCGCTCGCCCGCATCACCCAACTCCCCTGCCCACTGGGGGCAGTGGCCCCGATCGAGGACCGGCCCGGTCACTGGATCGCGGCGGCCGGCACCGGCATCTGCCGCATCGACCCCGCCGGCCGGGTCGACTGGATCGCGCGCCCCGAGGACGACGCACCCGTGCCGATGCGGATGAACGACGGCGTCGCCGACCCGCAGGGCCGCTTCTGGGCGGGCAGCATGGCGTACGAGGCGACCGAGGACGCGGGCTCCCTCTACCGCATGGACCGCGACGGCCGCGTCACCCGCGTACTGCGGGACATCACCGTGCCCAACGGACCGGCCTTCACCGCGGACGGCACCGTCATGTACCTCGCCGACAGCGCCCGAGGGCTCGTCCGGCGCTACCCCGTCGACCCGGTCACCGGCGACGTGGGCGAGCCGGTCCCCCACATCACCTTCTCCACGGGCAGTCCCGACGGTATGACGACCGACGCGGAGGGCGGCCTCTGGATCGCGGTCTGGGGCGTCGGCCAGGCCCACCGCTATCACCCCGACGGCACCCTCGACCGGATCGTCGAACTGCCTGCCGCCCAGCCCGCCGGGCTCTGCCTCGGCGGTCCCGACGGCCGCACCCTCCTCGTCACCAGCGCCCGCATCGGCCTGTCCCGGCCGGGCCCGCTGGACGGCGCCGTCTTCGCGTTCCGCGTCGACGTACCCGGGACGCCGGCAGCGCCGTACCGCCCGGAGCGCACCAAGAGCCCGGCCCCCACGGACCCCGACGCCGCCGGCGACACCGCAGTCCGTCCCGACTCACCGTAG
- a CDS encoding sugar kinase: MSTPRHLRPGPVVCVGETMAALAPEPLGPLDDADLLRVDIAGAESNVALYLADHGIPTHWLSAVGDDPFGRRVRDRIAAGGVDVDGVRTDPDRPTGLLLKDPGANGTRVHYHRRGSAASALTPELLDDPAVAGAALLHLSGITPALSPGCHALVERALRPDRPCPVSFDVNYRPALWTGRPAGDVLRPLADRADIVLVGLDEAQALWGDGITDAHGIRELLSGPQILVVKDGDREATAFVGAAAHSVPALKVRVAEPVGAGDAFAAGFLSGLLRQLPVDRALRLGHLTAASALRVAADHGPLPDPEVVAALLDADDETWRAAVIG; the protein is encoded by the coding sequence ATGAGCACCCCCCGGCACCTGCGCCCCGGCCCCGTCGTCTGCGTCGGCGAGACCATGGCCGCCCTCGCCCCCGAGCCCCTCGGGCCGCTCGACGACGCCGACCTGCTGCGGGTCGACATCGCGGGCGCCGAGTCGAACGTCGCCCTCTACCTCGCCGACCACGGCATCCCCACGCACTGGCTCTCCGCGGTCGGCGACGACCCCTTCGGCCGGCGCGTCCGCGACCGGATCGCCGCGGGCGGAGTCGACGTCGACGGCGTCCGCACCGACCCGGACCGGCCCACCGGACTGCTCCTGAAGGACCCGGGTGCGAACGGCACGCGCGTCCACTACCACCGCCGTGGATCCGCCGCCTCGGCCCTCACCCCCGAGCTCCTCGACGACCCAGCCGTGGCGGGCGCCGCGCTCCTCCATCTCAGCGGCATCACCCCGGCCCTCTCCCCCGGCTGCCACGCCCTCGTCGAGCGGGCACTGCGCCCCGATCGCCCCTGCCCGGTCAGCTTCGACGTCAACTACCGCCCCGCCCTGTGGACCGGCCGCCCCGCCGGCGACGTCCTGCGACCGCTCGCCGACCGGGCCGACATCGTCCTCGTCGGCCTCGACGAGGCCCAGGCCCTGTGGGGTGACGGAATCACCGACGCCCACGGGATTCGTGAACTCCTGTCCGGTCCGCAGATCCTCGTGGTGAAGGACGGCGACCGCGAAGCCACCGCCTTCGTGGGAGCCGCCGCGCACAGCGTGCCCGCCTTGAAGGTGCGCGTCGCCGAACCCGTCGGCGCGGGCGATGCCTTCGCCGCCGGGTTCCTCAGCGGCCTGCTGCGGCAGCTGCCCGTGGACCGCGCCCTGCGCCTCGGCCATCTGACCGCGGCCTCGGCGCTGAGAGTCGCGGCTGACCACGGCCCGCTGCCGGACCCCGAAGTCGTCGCCGCGCTCCTGGACGCCGACGACGAAACCTGGCGAGCCGCCGTGATCGGCTGA
- a CDS encoding DUF5933 domain-containing protein, with protein sequence MLWVAVSVVGLGFLVALEIAARRYGEPGPITDQAREVVFAPKSGTVLYVSMALMMVVLTWRQRFIAVGAAIGIDIVFWLVRWAAGAEMMYGNGALWVTLACGVIALTRRTGRDRVLLLKGVGLALLLVAGRKTGYTWLLITSKTRPKVLDPYVATADHALGNPSWLAGRIVAATGTVGEHVLDFVYIQLAVAAVLVALYQLRNVAAEGRFPGHHLVRTFLVIGLLGPGIYMIYPVVGPVFAYGADGGAWAVANLWPDIPPPVGIPRPMPFDEITPRNCMPSLHTAWATAIFIHSLKGPPILRFAGGFWLIATLGATLGFGYHYGADIVAGVVFTVTIEAALRSLDRGWDRRGIQLVVYGAAVFTALLASYRYLPMEMAARPWLFGPLIIAAMASVIYGYVRTTQLWDRKPEPVHLPQPRHEQQPELV encoded by the coding sequence GTGCTGTGGGTCGCGGTGAGTGTGGTGGGCCTCGGATTCCTCGTGGCGCTGGAGATCGCCGCGCGCCGGTACGGCGAGCCGGGGCCGATCACCGACCAGGCGCGCGAGGTCGTATTCGCCCCCAAGTCGGGGACGGTGCTGTACGTCAGCATGGCGTTGATGATGGTGGTCCTCACCTGGCGGCAGCGATTCATCGCGGTCGGCGCCGCGATCGGCATCGACATCGTCTTCTGGCTCGTGCGGTGGGCTGCCGGTGCCGAGATGATGTACGGCAACGGAGCACTGTGGGTGACGTTGGCCTGTGGCGTCATCGCCCTCACACGCCGCACCGGCCGGGACCGCGTCCTGCTCCTGAAAGGTGTCGGACTCGCCCTGCTGCTGGTGGCCGGCCGCAAGACCGGCTACACCTGGCTGCTGATCACGTCGAAGACCCGCCCGAAGGTGCTCGACCCGTACGTGGCAACCGCCGATCACGCATTGGGCAACCCCTCATGGCTGGCGGGCCGCATTGTCGCGGCCACCGGCACGGTGGGCGAACACGTCCTCGACTTCGTCTACATCCAGCTCGCGGTGGCCGCGGTCCTCGTCGCGCTGTACCAGCTGCGCAATGTGGCGGCCGAGGGCCGCTTCCCGGGCCACCATCTGGTGCGCACCTTCCTCGTCATCGGCTTGCTCGGGCCGGGCATTTACATGATCTACCCGGTGGTCGGGCCCGTCTTCGCCTACGGTGCCGACGGGGGTGCCTGGGCGGTTGCCAACCTGTGGCCGGACATACCGCCGCCGGTCGGTATCCCGCGCCCGATGCCCTTCGACGAGATCACCCCCCGGAATTGCATGCCCAGTCTGCACACGGCGTGGGCTACCGCGATCTTCATCCATTCCCTCAAGGGCCCCCCGATTCTGCGCTTTGCGGGCGGCTTCTGGCTGATCGCCACACTCGGCGCAACGCTGGGCTTCGGGTACCACTACGGCGCGGACATCGTCGCCGGTGTGGTGTTCACCGTCACCATCGAGGCGGCGCTGCGCTCGCTCGACCGGGGCTGGGACCGACGGGGAATCCAACTCGTCGTCTACGGCGCAGCGGTATTCACCGCACTCCTGGCGTCGTATCGCTATCTGCCGATGGAAATGGCCGCACGTCCGTGGCTGTTCGGCCCGCTGATCATTGCGGCGATGGCCTCCGTGATCTACGGCTACGTACGGACCACCCAGCTGTGGGATCGGAAACCCGAGCCGGTGCATCTGCCCCAACCGCGACACGAACAGCAGCCCGAACTGGTCTGA
- a CDS encoding peptidase inhibitor family I36 protein translates to MNPLKLLSSLSTRRTSLALALVATSVLTTALATPTAAAPADSASPARTADTRLERQIEGLLQHNEGAERVGKDRVRLAPGVEMTVVPSTRAAADGTGDCRTGYACVWQHRDATGYRLDFYYYGSYTLSNYTMPDGSSWQDKVSSYYNAQTGGAWIVGRNWDSDLGGLEWIFGGPGGRYEALVSANDQADVIELYA, encoded by the coding sequence ATGAATCCGCTGAAGCTGCTGAGTTCGCTGAGCACGCGCCGTACCTCGCTCGCCCTCGCACTGGTCGCCACGTCCGTGCTCACCACGGCTCTGGCCACCCCGACGGCCGCCGCGCCGGCCGATTCCGCCTCGCCGGCCCGGACGGCGGACACCAGACTGGAGCGGCAGATCGAGGGGCTGCTGCAGCACAACGAGGGTGCCGAGCGCGTCGGGAAGGACCGGGTGCGGCTGGCGCCGGGCGTGGAGATGACGGTCGTGCCGTCCACCCGAGCAGCGGCCGACGGCACGGGCGACTGCCGGACCGGCTACGCCTGTGTGTGGCAGCACCGCGACGCGACCGGCTACCGCCTGGACTTCTACTACTACGGCTCCTACACGCTGTCCAACTACACGATGCCTGACGGCTCCAGCTGGCAGGACAAGGTCAGCTCCTACTACAACGCGCAGACCGGCGGCGCCTGGATCGTCGGCAGGAACTGGGACTCCGACCTCGGCGGCCTGGAGTGGATCTTCGGCGGGCCGGGCGGGAGGTACGAGGCCCTGGTGTCCGCCAACGACCAGGCCGATGTGATCGAGCTGTACGCGTAG
- a CDS encoding YhgE/Pip domain-containing protein, whose translation MTSAGSGEQPSLVRASAVARHGKLWLVPTILCALVAVCLTLLYMGGILDPNGNLRQLPIALVNTDQGPTQPGQHQTVGTQVSRAVVAKTPADTVRWRHLSRAQMQDEMASGKIYGALVIPPDFTTSVTALTTPRATARPALTVLTNPGLGSLGSALATRIAQNAAHQASLEIGRQLTAQAPAQGADTTTRALLGDPITVTTQVGHPIGKHSGLGLTAFYYTLLLVLIAFVGGNIINSGVDAGLGYTDNEIGPWHTRHPTVPISRTQTLLLKMVMTVGITVLTTTLLMIAAIAILGMDAAHLPLLWIFSFCASLAVGLGVQAINAAFGGIGQVVSMFVFIALALPSSGATIPLQAVPDFYRFLALFEPMRQLSDGVRAILYFDARADAGLMRGWGMIAIGVALALLFGFAMTLYYDRKGLHRLGPLRAETSGQAP comes from the coding sequence ATGACCTCAGCCGGTTCCGGGGAGCAGCCATCGCTCGTACGCGCCTCTGCTGTAGCGCGTCACGGAAAGCTCTGGCTGGTGCCGACCATCTTGTGTGCGCTGGTGGCCGTGTGCCTGACGCTGCTCTACATGGGCGGCATCCTCGACCCGAACGGGAACCTGCGCCAATTGCCGATCGCCCTGGTCAACACGGATCAGGGCCCGACGCAGCCAGGGCAGCACCAGACCGTGGGCACCCAGGTGAGCCGGGCGGTTGTGGCCAAGACCCCAGCGGACACCGTGAGGTGGCGCCACCTCAGCCGAGCCCAGATGCAGGACGAAATGGCGTCGGGCAAGATCTACGGCGCCCTGGTCATCCCGCCCGACTTCACCACCTCGGTGACAGCCCTGACGACCCCGCGGGCCACGGCACGGCCCGCGCTCACCGTCCTGACCAACCCCGGGCTGGGCAGCCTCGGCTCTGCCCTGGCCACCCGGATCGCACAGAACGCGGCTCACCAGGCATCCCTGGAGATCGGCCGACAGTTGACGGCCCAGGCTCCTGCCCAGGGCGCCGACACCACGACCCGGGCGCTCCTGGGCGACCCGATCACCGTCACCACCCAGGTGGGCCACCCCATCGGCAAGCACAGTGGCCTCGGCCTGACTGCCTTCTACTACACCCTGCTCCTGGTGCTCATCGCGTTCGTCGGCGGCAACATCATCAACAGCGGCGTCGACGCGGGCCTGGGCTACACCGACAACGAAATCGGGCCGTGGCACACCCGGCACCCGACGGTGCCGATCAGCCGCACGCAAACGCTGCTGCTGAAGATGGTCATGACGGTGGGAATCACTGTGCTCACCACCACCCTGCTGATGATCGCCGCGATCGCGATCCTGGGCATGGACGCCGCGCACCTGCCGCTGCTGTGGATCTTCTCCTTCTGCGCGAGCCTGGCCGTGGGCCTGGGAGTACAGGCCATCAACGCCGCCTTCGGCGGGATCGGCCAAGTGGTATCCATGTTTGTGTTCATCGCCCTGGCCCTGCCGTCCTCGGGGGCGACGATTCCCCTCCAGGCCGTCCCCGACTTCTACCGCTTCCTGGCGCTGTTCGAACCGATGCGGCAACTGAGCGACGGAGTGCGGGCCATCCTCTACTTCGACGCCCGGGCCGATGCCGGGCTGATGCGAGGGTGGGGCATGATTGCGATCGGCGTCGCTCTGGCCCTGCTCTTCGGATTCGCCATGACGCTCTACTACGACCGCAAGGGGCTGCACCGCCTGGGTCCGCTGCGTGCCGAGACGAGCGGTCAGGCACCGTGA
- a CDS encoding DUF7848 domain-containing protein has product MDGSQEPLDDVALSDQPVRPRSVTRHADWLLITDRQGSGPVYEAECTMCGESSDAAETKDEPELWCLRHSGASGHTGYRGITTAFFRATLFGGADA; this is encoded by the coding sequence ATGGACGGTAGCCAAGAACCTTTGGACGATGTCGCGTTATCCGATCAGCCAGTGAGGCCTCGTTCGGTAACGCGGCACGCCGACTGGCTGTTGATTACGGACAGGCAAGGCAGCGGTCCAGTCTACGAGGCTGAGTGCACGATGTGCGGCGAATCCTCCGACGCGGCTGAGACCAAGGACGAGCCCGAGCTCTGGTGTCTGCGGCACTCAGGCGCCTCCGGGCACACCGGCTATCGCGGAATCACGACCGCGTTCTTCCGCGCCACCTTGTTCGGAGGTGCTGACGCATGA
- a CDS encoding ATP-binding protein has product MQKRQDALNGPVIRRWTRHPRCVGLARAELAKTLAAWGMAEVEDAALVVLSELVTNAVTHARVSPGREIETRFQLAGADLRIEVHDSSNVRPRRQDPSSESECGRGLSLVSALADQWGISERNGVGKSVWALIAYRHRSESVDGR; this is encoded by the coding sequence ATGCAGAAGCGACAGGATGCGCTGAACGGCCCGGTGATTCGCCGATGGACACGCCATCCGCGCTGCGTCGGCCTGGCCCGAGCAGAGCTGGCCAAGACGCTCGCCGCCTGGGGCATGGCCGAAGTCGAGGACGCGGCACTCGTCGTGCTCTCGGAGCTCGTCACCAACGCGGTAACCCATGCGCGCGTCTCACCCGGGCGCGAGATCGAGACCCGCTTTCAGCTGGCCGGTGCTGACCTCCGCATCGAGGTGCACGACAGCTCTAATGTAAGGCCTCGCAGGCAGGACCCCAGCAGCGAATCGGAATGCGGCCGCGGGCTGTCACTGGTCAGCGCGCTGGCAGACCAGTGGGGCATCAGCGAACGCAACGGGGTCGGAAAGTCCGTCTGGGCTCTCATCGCGTACCGCCACAGGTCGGAGTCAGTCGATGGACGGTAG
- a CDS encoding XRE family transcriptional regulator: MSGDVSPPSALPAQVLGRADVQAALRRHDFGQVFKLARQWGGISFLRIADACDIKPERVGKLARGDGAITTYEKIGYIADALRIPGHLVGMAPRPWEGMSQPSPAGPSELSSPLATVTPRIAGVASSDDLGTVDLEGDEVQRRRFLAASIGIATGTAATTATPSGRRIGQRELRHLQRRTTRLRSLDDVLGGADTRHIYRVELGSTMNLLRNSSYTEATGRQLLGLVAEQAQQAGWAAFDAGRQTEASALYEKAFQAATAAQDPALAGNSLAFLAYQQVSAGISGVATATASCETARADAPATVRALLFERRAWAHAKAGQAKETEQALGQAEEAVTGTGGERPGPDWSSWVDTRELQIMKGRCWTELHRPLRAVPALEAALADFDDTHARDKALYLTWLAHAYLDAGEIEQSATVIATAMDLFAGVGSVRPQQRADEFLLRLHAYRAVAPVAEVLDRAAI; this comes from the coding sequence ATGTCAGGGGACGTCTCACCACCATCGGCTTTACCGGCGCAGGTCCTCGGCCGAGCCGATGTGCAGGCTGCGCTGAGGCGGCACGACTTCGGTCAGGTCTTCAAGCTGGCCCGGCAATGGGGTGGGATCAGCTTCCTGCGGATCGCCGATGCGTGCGACATCAAACCGGAGCGTGTAGGGAAGTTGGCGCGAGGCGACGGTGCGATCACCACGTACGAGAAGATCGGGTACATCGCAGATGCCTTGCGCATCCCGGGCCACCTCGTCGGGATGGCCCCGCGCCCCTGGGAGGGGATGTCGCAGCCCTCGCCCGCAGGTCCCTCGGAGCTGAGCTCTCCGCTGGCGACTGTCACCCCAAGAATCGCGGGCGTTGCCAGTTCCGATGATTTGGGAACCGTGGATCTCGAAGGAGACGAAGTGCAGCGCAGGAGGTTTCTCGCGGCTTCCATAGGCATCGCCACTGGTACAGCCGCTACGACGGCAACACCGTCAGGACGCCGTATCGGACAGCGTGAGCTACGGCACCTTCAGCGACGTACCACCCGTCTCCGCAGCCTCGATGACGTGCTGGGCGGAGCCGATACACGGCACATCTACCGCGTGGAACTCGGTTCCACCATGAACCTGTTGCGCAACTCGTCGTACACCGAGGCGACGGGCCGACAGTTGCTGGGTCTGGTGGCCGAGCAAGCCCAGCAGGCCGGCTGGGCCGCGTTCGACGCAGGCCGGCAGACCGAGGCGTCTGCTCTCTATGAGAAGGCCTTCCAGGCGGCTACCGCCGCCCAGGATCCCGCACTCGCCGGGAACTCTCTGGCCTTCCTCGCCTACCAGCAGGTCAGCGCCGGTATCTCCGGGGTGGCGACGGCCACCGCATCTTGCGAGACAGCCAGGGCGGACGCCCCCGCGACAGTTCGCGCCCTTCTCTTCGAACGGCGCGCGTGGGCCCATGCCAAGGCCGGCCAGGCCAAGGAGACGGAGCAGGCACTCGGCCAGGCCGAGGAAGCTGTGACCGGGACAGGCGGCGAACGCCCCGGGCCCGACTGGTCATCCTGGGTCGACACCCGCGAGCTCCAGATCATGAAGGGCCGCTGCTGGACCGAGTTGCATCGCCCCCTGCGAGCCGTGCCCGCCCTAGAAGCAGCCTTGGCCGACTTCGACGACACTCACGCTCGCGACAAGGCGTTGTACCTCACCTGGCTGGCACACGCCTACCTGGACGCCGGCGAGATCGAGCAGTCGGCAACCGTGATCGCGACAGCCATGGACCTCTTCGCCGGCGTCGGGTCAGTGCGACCCCAGCAGCGCGCCGACGAGTTCCTGCTCAGGCTTCACGCCTACCGGGCTGTCGCTCCGGTCGCAGAGGTCTTGGACCGCGCGGCAATATGA
- the cutA gene encoding divalent-cation tolerance protein CutA — MTECVQVYTATESREAAVKLAKEATEARLAAGAQVVGPVTSVFWHLGEFGEGEEWQVIFKTTTARYPELESHLLERHPWKNPEINAVPIVAGSAAGLEWIARSVAE; from the coding sequence ATGACTGAGTGCGTGCAGGTGTACACAGCGACCGAGAGCCGCGAGGCGGCGGTGAAGCTGGCCAAGGAAGCGACGGAAGCCCGGCTGGCTGCCGGAGCGCAGGTGGTGGGCCCGGTCACGTCGGTGTTCTGGCACCTCGGGGAGTTCGGCGAGGGGGAGGAGTGGCAGGTGATCTTCAAGACGACGACGGCCCGCTATCCCGAACTCGAATCGCACCTGCTGGAGCGCCACCCCTGGAAGAATCCGGAGATCAACGCGGTGCCGATCGTGGCGGGTTCCGCGGCGGGCCTGGAATGGATCGCTCGCAGCGTCGCCGAATGA